A part of Rhipicephalus microplus isolate Deutch F79 chromosome 8, USDA_Rmic, whole genome shotgun sequence genomic DNA contains:
- the LOC119165433 gene encoding Y+L amino acid transporter 2, whose translation MYKTNISLHDESRNQVEAKQRVRFNRGREAANKRDMSSAVPSEEGLQRKRGLSLRRDVGLFSSITFLLSATIGTGIFITPGSVLRNSKSIGIDLLLWTIGGLNALVGGLCAAELGALLPASGGDYTFFLAAGRPYGKYGDIPAFLSAWGSFFVDPAYVTIQGLTFAAYVLSLPYPGCVPPNELLVLVACLFITLATAVNCFSIRTSAKVLDIFSGLKCTFLYAVIITGAIYSFHGNHIFDYQPSGTPPSSGDIVSALYSAVYSYSGWTCITYIAEEIKNPGRNIPIAIAVSTAITVVTYLLTNLAFFVVLDADTIMSRDVVAVAFVRVAWGQGMASVVPLVIALTVFGSTCASVLVCSRVLFAASRQGHLAHVMSYVHVYNAVPLLAVVTRCFLSLAFALTGSVHFLIEASILLNNVREAASVVTLFLLRRTMPNAPRPYRVPTAVAVLRIVVCFVLATVTLVQVRRYAYQYALLAIVFVMGAFYYYFCVKNKLRLRGYEKLMVFLQKCSKSAPCTEELESQNVCFTDCA comes from the exons ATGTACAAGACGAATATTTCACTTCACGATGAGTCACGCAACCAAGTGGAGGCCAAGCAACGTGTACGGTTCAATCGCGGAAGGGAAGCAGCCAACAAACGGGACATGAGCTCCGCTGTTCCTTCTGAAGAGGGTCTACAAAGGAAGCGAGGACTGTCGCTCAGGAGAGACGTTGGATTGTTCAGCAGCATTACCTTTCTTCTCAGTGCGACTATAG GTACGGGCATCTTCATAACTCCGGGAAGTGTACTCAGGAACTCAAAATCTATAGGCATCGATCTTCTCTTGTGGACAATTGGTGGACTAAATGCACTCGTAG GTGGCCTATGCGCTGCCGAACTTGGTGCGCTTCTACCAGCATCAGGTGGCGACTACACATTTTTCCTCGCCGCCGGCAGGCCGTACGGAAAATACGGTGACATACCGGCCTTTCTTtccgcctggggttcttttttCGTGGATCCTGCGTACGTGACTATACAGGGATTGACCTTCGCGGCATACGTGCTCAGTCTGCCGTACCCGGGCTGTGTTCCGCCCAACGAGCTCCTTGTCTTGGTCGCCTGTCTGTTCATCA CTTTGGCCACAGCCGTCAACTGCTTTTCCATCAGGACATCTGCCAAGGTACTGGACATTTTTTCTGGTCTCAAGTGCACCTTCCTGTACGCAGTGATCATCACAGGAGCAATATACTCATTTCATG GCAATCATATCTTCGATTACCAGCCTTCAGGCACTCCTCCTTCGTCCGGAGATATAGTATCGGCACTGTACTCTGCGGTCTATAGCTACAGTGGATG GACTTGCATCACCTACATCGCCGAAGAAATCAAAAACCCTGGCCGGAACATCCCCATCGCCATAGCCGTCAGCACCGCCATCACCGTGGTCACATACCTGCTGACCAACTTAGCCTTCTTCGTCGTTCTGGACGCCGACACCATCATGAGTAGGGATGTTGTAGCCGTCGCGTTCGTGCGCGTAGCGTGGGGACAGGGTATGGCAAGCGTCGTGCCCTTGGTCATCGCACTGACCGTGTTCGGGTCAACGTGCGCCAGTGTGCTCGTGTGTTCGAGGGTCCTCTTCGCAGCCAGCCGACAGGGTCACCTGGCTCACGTCATGTCCTACGTGCACGTGTACAATGCCGTACCGCTGCTAGCCGTGGTGACTCGCTGCTTTTTATCTCTGGCCTTTGCCCTTACCGGCTCGGTCCACTTCCTGATAGAGGCGAGCATCCTTCTGAACAACGTCAGAGAAGCGGCGAGCGTCGTGACGTTGTTCCTCCTGCGCCGCACGATGCCGAACGCGCCGAGACCTTACCGGGTGCCCACCGCTGTCGCCGTGTTGAGGATCGTCGTGTGCTTTGTGCTGGCTACAGTGACCCTAGTCCAGGTTAGGCGGTACGCGTACCAGTACGCCTTACTGGCGATCGTGTTTGTGATGGGGGCTTTTTACTACTACTTTTGTGTTAAGAACAAGCTTCGGCTTCGCGGATATGAAAAGCTGATGGTGTTTCTTCAGAAGTGCTCCAAGTCGGCTCCCTGCACTGAAGAATTGGAAAGCCAGAATGTGTGTTTTACCGATTGTGCATAA